The window GCTGCGCCGCGGGCTCGTGGGGATTGGCACGAGGCTAAGCCATTTTCGGTGTATTGCTGCGCCGCGGGCTCGTGGGGATTAGCATGAGGCTAAGCCATTTTTGGTGCATTGCAGCGCCGCTAGATTTCCAATTTAAGATTGTCGAGCACAAGTTCCCAGACGCTGCTAATGATTCGGGTAACATCGGTGGTGTATGCCTTGAATCAACCGCGCTAAGAACAGGGCGGATGGGAGAGTCCCAGCTGAAAGTACCCTGCCCATTTGGACCCGCTCCTCTAAGTGCTCCCATGTGGTGAACTTGTGAGCAGTTACCTTCGGTACATAATCAGTTTGTTATGCTAATATTAGAAAGCTATTCCTTAAATTGGGGATTCAAATTGTTACCTAAGAATATTTGTAATGTCTATAGAGCGAGTATTACGCTGCATAGTTAGTTGGCGTTCTGAGGGTGCTCCCAAGCTTTGCACTTGAGAGTGGGTCCACATGAGCAGGTTCCTTTCAGCGAATTCCTGGTACTCCCAAATGTTTGCCCGCGGACGAGCCAGTCGGCCATCTAGTGGAGGCTTTCAAAGTGGGCTCGGACCATACTAAGAAGTCGGCACTGCAATATCCGATGGGATAACAAGCTACAAGCTACCAGAGGATGGCACTAGGGCGCGTTGGGTTTGGGCTAAAATCACAAGGAAGGCAGCTTGGACGAGAGGCATATCAGGCTACGTACTTAGCTTTCCAGGCACAGAGGCTGAACCCGCCTTCAAACCACCAAATTCAGAACCTATAAGAAAATCAAACTGgatcattattattacatGTCGCCAGATACCACACAATAAATGTGACTAAGATTAAACATCTCTCGAACCACCTTATTCTAAAAGAATGAAGAACAAAGATCGGCAGTCTCACTGACGAGGCCCCAGTTTCGAACAGATCAGCTATCTCACCACCACGTACACCTTGCTACCCATCCGTTCCTTGGCTTGCTTACAGGTCGCACTGAGCGCCCCGTCCTACACCTCCACAGTCTCGCGTGCCTGTTCAAACGACGCCAGGTAGttgctcctgctgctggatctcgACCAAGTTTCCGTCCGGGTCGGCAACCAGCAGCATCAAAGGGATCCCAATGATACCCTGCGCCTTGATGAGAGCCTTTTTGGCGGCAATATGGGCACCCGCATACTGGCCGAGATTGTACGCGTTGTTAATTGGCCCAGTAAAGGTTTTTATTGCTTCCCCAACCGGCTTGAGTATCTCAACTCCGTGGTGTTCCAGGTACGACTGTGTCTTATTGATATCCGGGACGATCATGCCGACGTGTGAAAAGGTATTGGTCCGTTTCGTAGACGGTTCCGGAGTACTGTCAGATACGTTGAACTGaacgagctcgaggaggccgGCGAGATTGTTTTTCTCGAGCAACATCTCCGCACCGGTTTGGAAGCCGGTTCCGTTTCTTCCCCCCTGGGAGTGGCCCATGTACGTGACACTATACTCGGGAGTGACGTGGGCCTCGAAAATAAGACGCATACCGAGGATGTTGCCGTAGAAGTGCTTCATCATCTCGAGGTTGGTGGTGCTCAGGCCGAAGTGGTTGAAGAAAAAGCCTAGCGTTTCCGGAGGAGAGGGACCGTCatcgccgatgacgaaggcTCCGCCGGTGCTATTAGCCGGTGGACTGCAGGCTGTGGCCCATCCAATGGCCATTGAGAGACCGAAAAGTAGCTTCGTGGCGAGCATTTTGAGAAATAGTCGAGGTAAAAGACAGATTCTCTgtagagaaaaaaaaaagttcgATGTGTTGATGAGATGATGGATACCATCGCGACTTCCCAAGGCCCTTTATACCTGAGCTGGGCGTCAATGCACATTGCAATTCCCCTCGAAGCTGAAAAAAGGTAATATCCGCGAACTTTTGGCGGCAGCCAATAAGTATCAGAGATCAGATCAGCATCGACTCAATTTTTCTACTCCTACCAATCGCTTTGTTCGAGTACAGGCAGGGCATTCTGAAGGAGACCCGATTAGGATCATTCGGCGCGGCATGCATACAGTTCGAGCTCTTTCGCCCCCAATTATGCGTTTCCTAAGATGACAAGGCGGACTTGCTCAATACCGCGCCAAGGACCCTCCCGGCTTGGCAAGATGCTCCCCACTACATTCCGTATGCCGCCCCCATATCGTATCGCAGAATGTCTTAGGGAAGCAGTCTTAACCGATTATGAAGTCAGGTAAGGGGGTAGCGGTCAGAATCAGGCATAAAAAGAGTCGTTTCACCAGCTCGAATAGAGACAAAGAAGCCTTCACAGAGCTAATTGGATCATAATAATTACCATCGATTTCAAGACACGGGGAGCCGATAATACGGAAATAAATTGGGAGATTCGTTTCCTACTGGCGTGTGGGGGCTACCAGCCTCATTTCTATCTGACACGAATTCATAATGGCTCATTTTCCCAAGTTAGAACCATTGACCGAGAGTGACCATTGCACGAGTCATTTGACTGATCGTTCCCTATTCCGTCCACACCAGTCCCTTGGcatatttttttttagcT of the Penicillium psychrofluorescens genome assembly, chromosome: 1 genome contains:
- a CDS encoding uncharacterized protein (ID:PFLUO_000113-T1.cds;~source:funannotate) gives rise to the protein MLATKLLFGLSMAIGWATACSPPANSTGGAFVIGDDGPSPPETLGFFFNHFGLSTTNLEMMKHFYGNILGMRLIFEAHVTPEYSVTYMGHSQGGRNGTGFQTGAEMLLEKNNLAGLLELVQFNVSDSTPEPSTKRTNTFSHVGMIVPDINKTQSYLEHHGVEILKPVGEAIKTFTGPINNAYNLGQYAGAHIAAKKALIKAQGIIGIPLMLLVADPDGNLVEIQQQEQLPGVV